In Clostridium ljungdahlii DSM 13528, the genomic window ATCCTGCAGCGAGAGCTGAAAGATGAGAGAAATTTTGAGTTAACTAAGTCTGAGATTTTTCTCGGGCTTTTATTTTTTCTTAAAATTGATATGGGAGGTTAAATATATTGATAGATATTAATAATGTAGGCAAGAGTTTTAACAATAAAAGTGTGCTTAAAAGTATAAATCTTCATATACAAGAAGGTGAAATATTTGGAATAGTTGGTCACAGTGGTGCTGGAAAATCTACACTTTTAAGGTGCTTGAATGGTCTTGAAAGCTATGACGCAGGAAGCATAAAGGTAATGGGCAAAGAAGTGAAAGATTTAAAAGGTAAAGAAATAAGGACTTTTAGAAAAAACTTGGGAATGATATTTCAAAATTTTAATTTATTAAACAGAAAAAATGTATATGATAATATCTCACTTCCACTTGAAGTCTGGGGATTAGAAAAAAGTAAAATAAAAACTAGGGTAAAAGAATTGTTAAATTTAGTAGGCCTTAGTGATAAAGCAAAGAGCATGCCCTCCGAATTAAGCGGTGGACAAAAACAAAGAGTAGCTATTGCAAGAGCTTTGGCGCTAAATCCAAGTATACTACTTTGTGATGAAGCCACATCTGCACTTGACCCAAATACTACCAAGTCAATACTTGAGCTTTTGAGAAAAATAAACAATGAATTTAAAATAACCATAGTAGTTGTAACCCATCAAATGGAAGTTATAAAAGAAATATGTAGTAAAATTGCCATTATAGATGAAGGCGAAATAAAAACTTCTGGAAATGTAGAGGAAATATTTTTAAAACCAGGGAAAAATCTAAAGAAGCTGCTTGGAAATGATAGTTTACTTCCAGATGAAGGTATAAACATAAGAATATTCTTTCCTAAGGAAATAAGCCAGGACAATTTGATAACTTCTATGGCTATAGATTTGAATATAAAGTTTTCTATAGTATGGGGAAAACTTGAAAGATTCCGCAGTGATGTTTTAGGAAGTCTGGTTATAAATGTAAATGATAAAGACAAAGAAAGTATATGTAATTATCTTTCTTCAAAAAATGTTAACTGGGAGGTAGAGTAAACATGGGATTTAGTGAAACATTTCAGGAAATACTACTTCCTGCTATTGGACAAACATTTTATATGGTTATAGTTTCTACAATACTTGCAGTAATTATAGGATTTATACCTGCTATTTTACTAGTTGTAACTGAACCTGGTGGATTAAAGCCTAATAAAGTAGTATACAAGATACTGGATGCAATAGTAAATTTATTGAGGTCATTTCCTTTTATAATACTTATGATAGCAATTTTTCCTTTTACAAAGCTTATTGTTGGAAAAACCATAGGTACAACAGCAGCAATAGTTCCTATTACAATAGCAGCAGCACCTTTTGCATCGAGAGTGATTGAATCTTCACTTAAAGAGATAGATCCGGGAATAATAGAAGCTGCAAAATCGTTTGGTGCAAGTAATATGCAGATAATATTTAAAGTTATGATTAAAGAGGCACTTCCTTCTATAGTACTTGGCATAACTCTTACTGTAATAAGTGTAGTTGGATGTTCAGCTATGGCAGGTACAGTAGGCGGAGGTGGACTTGGAGATGTGGCAGTAAAATATGGATATTATAGATTTCAGACTGACATAATGGTATACACTGTAATAATACTCATAATTTTTGTCCAGGTACTTCAAACTATAGGAAATCTTATATATAAAAAGCTTAACAAATAATTATTTGTTGAGATCGTATTTGTTTGGTAAAGTAATTATTGTAGAGTCACTTTAAAAATACATTTCTCGGAGGAAATTAGAATGGCTAAAATAGAATTACCATACCATAAAAAAATAATAGAAGCTGAAATAAATGACAACAACTTACTTGGCATACTTGAATCAAAAGCAAGCGAATATAAAGCAGAGCTAGGACAATTGGAAATAGTAGAAAAAGCTCTTGACAATCCTATAAACTCACCTAAACTTGAACAATTGGCTGAGAATAAAAAAAGTATAGTTATAATAAGCAGCGATCATACAAGACCTGTTCCTAGCAAAATTATTATGCCTGCACTTTTGAGAAGAATAAGGAGTATAAATTCTGATGCTAATATTACTATACTAATTGCCACAGGCCTTCATAGGGCTACTACTAGGCAGGAACTCATAGATAAATATGGAGAAGATATAGTAAAAAATGAAAAGATAGTAGTACATGATGCACAGAATGAAGATAATCTGGTAAAAATCGGTACATTGCCATCTGGTGGTGAACTTATAGTAAATAAACTTGCAGTTAAAGCAGATCTTTTAATTGCAGAGGGGTTTATAGAATCACATTGTTTTGCTGGCTTTTCAGGAGGTAGAAAGAGTGTGCTGCCTGGAATAGCCTCTGCCAAGACCATCCTGGCAAATCACTGTGCGGAATTTGTAGCACATCCTTCTGCAAGAGTTGGAAATTTAAAGGGCAATCCTGTTCATAAGGACATGCTATATGCAGCTAAAAAGGCAGAATTGGCTTTCATAATAAATGTAGCACTAGATGAAGATAAAAGGATAATAAATGCTTTTGCAGGAGATGTGAATGATGCCCATGTAAAGGGCTGTGAATTTGTACATAATTTATCAAAAGTGAGTAAATTAGTAGGTGACATTTCTATTTCTACCAACGGAGGGTATCCGCTTGATCAAAATATATATCAATCTGTTAAGGGTATGGCAGCAGCTGAAGCCAACTGCAGAGATGGCGGCGTAATAATAATGGTGTCTGCTTGCAGCCAGGGCCATGGCGGCGAAACCTTTTATAACAATTTAGCTAATTTGAATACTCCAGAAGAATTCTTGAAAAAAGTCTCAAAAGTTCCTAGAAATAGAACTGTGCCTGATCAGTGGGCATCTCAGATGCTCGCGAGTATACTTTCAAAACATACAGTAATTGTTGTAACAGATATGTGCGACCCTAAAATAATAAAGAATATGCATATGCAGCAGGCAGATACTTTTAAAGAAGCTCTAGAAAGGGCATATGGTATTATGGGGAAAGATGCTAAGGTTGTGGTTATACCAGACGGACTAGGAGTAATTGTAGACTAAAAACTTAAAAAGGTTATTGTGTAATGAACAAAAATACATTATACAATAGCTTTTATTTTTTTGCATTTCATTAACTTTTAAGTCTTAATTTTCCGCAAAAAGATGTAAAAAAACTATTGCACATGTTTTCTATTTGTTATATATTATATATAACAAATAGAAAAGGAGGGACGCTATGTTAGTTCAAATAGATTTTGAATCGGAAATGCCTATATATGAACAGCTTAGGAGGCAAATAATAGAAGGAATAGCCTCTGGTAATCTGAAATTAGGAGAGAGCCTTCCTTCTGTAAGACAACTGGCAGAAGATATTGGAATAAATCTTCATACAGTAAACAAAGCATATAATGCGTTAAAGTCAGATGGTTACTTGAATGTAGATAGGAGAACAGGAGCTGTAGTAAGTGGAACATTCCCTGAAAGTACGGAGGAGTTTGACAAAAAACTTAAGGAAGAATTTACTTACTTGATATGCGAAGCTCATTTAAGGGGAAAAAAGATGGAAGATATTCTGAGTCTGTGTTCTGATATATTTAAGCAGTATATTAAAAAAGATAAATAACTACTAAGGTGGGTGAAATTAAATGAAAGATAATTTGTTTATGTGTATATATTTATTTTTTATTTTTGTGATAATACTCGTAATCAATATGTTGACTCCTAAATTTACAAGAAAAGAAATTGTATTTGGAGTGAGAATCCCTGAAGATAAGATCGATTCAGATGAAATTAAGCATATAAAAGCACAATTTGTAAAGAATAATTTAATTATAGGAATTCCCTTTATTATTTTATTTAGTGTGCTAAATTATAGTTTTTTAAACGTAGGTATGATTTTGTTTACTACTTTTGCCTTTGTATTTATAAGCTTTTTAATATATCTTATATCAAACAGAGCTATGAAAAATCTTAAGTCACAAAAGTTGTGGCTTCAAGGTAAGAAACAGGTTGTAACTGTAGACACTAGTTTTTCTAGAAGCAAGAGCAATATGCTTGTGTCAGCTTGGTTTTTCTTGATACCTGCAGCTATCATTATAGTAAATATAATTTTAGGATATATGAATTATAACTCTTTACCTTATAAAGTCCCTACACACTGGGATTTTTCCGGTAATGTAACGGGATATCAATTTAAATCCAGGTTTCTAATTTGGGAGATGCCAATTGCTCAGATTTTTAGTACTTTTATATTTTTTATAGTCTATAAGGGAATTGGATGGTCAAAACAGCAGATTAGTTCTATAGATCCAGAAGCATCCGTAAAGAAAAATAGTATATTTAGAAGAAGCTGGTCCATATATATGGTTGTCTTTGCTGTAGTGACCAATCTTTTACTAACTGTTGCTACTGTTCAGATGTTTAGAGTATTTAATGTGAGTAATACTTTTTCAATCATCATAATATTGGCTTTTGTATTAATTACAATTTTAGGAAGTATAGCCTTATCCTTAAAGATTGGACAGGGTGGAAGCAATATAAAATTTAAAAGTGATGATGAAGAAAAAGGAAAGTCCGGTTTTGGCGATAAAGATGATGATAAGTGCTGGGTACTAGGAAATAGTATATATTATAACAAGAATGATCCATCCTTATTTGTGGAAAAAAGATTTGGCATAGGCTGGACCATAAATGCAGGCAGACCACTTGGAATGGCAATATATATAGGAAGTATTGTGATTATAATTGTAACTATAATTTTTGCTGTATTTAGTGGAAAATAATAATTAGAATATCTATAGGAATTCTAAGTAAAAAACAACTTATACTTCGGATATTTTTACAACCACAAGCTCGATTAAATATTTTGATAAGCCTAAGTAAAAAACTTAAAAAAATACTGAGAACTTTTGAAAACTCGTACCTCAGACAATTCAAAAGTTCTAGATTTTTTAAAAATTTTTTCCAAGGCTTATAGACAAAACATTTAAATGAGCTTGATTATTATAAAAATATGACTACGCATAAGTTGTTTTTTAAGTTAGAAAATTCATGGATATTCTAATTGAAAATTATCATTATATACTTTGGAATAAATTCACCTTAAAACTATAAATCGCTTAAAGTTTCACATTTGCAAGTTGATGTGCTAAAATATTTTATATAATGATAAAATATAGTTAAAAATTGAAAGTTGAGGGCTATGAATGATTTTCTTCTATTAACACTTTGGAAAATTGACCTTTACTTTCAGCTCTTAACTTTATGTATAAGTTAACTTTGAATTTTGAGAATCTATAATTAAGAATTGAAAAAAGGGGGCAATTTTTATGATATCCAATAAAATGAAAGAACACGTATCTAAAAGTTCTATAATAAGGGCTATGTTTGAAGAAGGAAAGAGACTAGCTTCAATTTATGGGGAAGAAAATGTATTTGACTTTAGTTTGGGAAATCCAAATGTAGAACCGCCAGAGGCTATAAAAAAGGCAGTAAATGAAATCATATCCGAGGAATCTCCCAATATGGTTCATGGTTACATGAGCAATTCGGGTTATGAGGATGTAAGGGCTAAAATTGCAGAAAACATAAATAAAAAATACAATTTGAAGCTTACTGAAAATAACTTGGTAATGACTTGTGGTGCAGCAGGAGGACTTAATATAATTTTCAAAACCCTTTTAAATCCAAGAGATGAAGTTATTACATTTTCACCTTTCTTTGGGGAATATGAGAATTATGTAGATAACTTTGGTGGAAAGCTTGTAATAGTACCTTCAGATACAGAAACTTTTGAGCCAGATTTAAATGCATTGGAGCAATCTATAAATGCTAAAACAAAGGCAATAATCATAAATTCACCAAACAATCCTACAGGAATAATTTATTCAGAAAAGCTTATTAAAGATTTATCACAGCTTTTAGACAAGAAACAGGAACAACTTGGTACTAGTATATACTTAATTTCAGATGAACCCTACAGGGAAATAGCATATGATGGAGTAAAGGTTCCATACATATTGAATTATTATAGAAATTCTATTGTAGGCTATTCTTATAGCAAATCCCTTTCGCTCCCGGGTGAGAGAATAGGATATGTAGTTTGCAGTAGTGATATGGATGATTTTAAAGATGTAATGCCTGCCCTTAATGTGGCAAATAGAATTTTAGGTTTTGTAAATGCACCATCTTTATTTCAAAGGGTAATTGCAAAATGTTTGGATTCAAGCGTAGATATGAATATATATAAGAAGAACAGAGACTTACTATACAATCATCTTGTTAAAATAGGATTTTCTTGTGTTAAACCTGAAGGTGCTTTTTATTTATTTCCTAAGTCATTAATTGCTGATGACGTTGAATTTGCAAAGGAAGCAAAGAAATTTAACCTGCTAATAGTTCCAGGTTCATCCTTTAAATGCCCTGGTCACTTTAGACTTTCCTATTGCATTTCTTACGATAAAATAGAAAAATCTTTAGACAGTTTTGATAAGCTTGCAAAGAAATACCTCTAGAATAGAGTATCTAACTAAAAAATCAACTTATACTCTGGATATTTTTTACAAACTTCAGCTCGTTAAATATTTTGATAAGTCTAAGAAAAAAATTCTAAAAAAGCTAAGAACTTTTGAAAACTCGTACCTCAGACAATTCAAAAGTTCTAAGTTTTTATGAATTTTTTTCTAAGACTTATATGCAAAATATTTAAAAGAGCTTCGTTATTGTAAAAATATGCCTACGTATAAGTTGATTTTTAAGTTATAAATCCATATATAGATGGATAACTCTATAATTAAGTTTATCCAAATTGCCAGTTTCATTTAAATGATAAAGTTATAAATTCAACTAAGATTTATAATTAGTAATTTTGAGTAATTATAGTTTAGCTTTAAACTTTACGATCCATAAATCGTTAACTCTAGAACGTAGCCCTTCTAAATTGCTAATTGGGTTTTAAATTCTACCATTTATATTGAGATATCCTAGTTTGAAATTTGAACTTATACCAGAAAATAATGCTGACAAAATTGAAGCACACTTAAAAACTTTTTTTATAAGTCTTAGTGAGGTATTTTAGAAAATCTTAGAAGCTTATATATGTCTGAGGTACGAGTTTATATAAGCTTCTTTAGATTTTCAAAATACCGAACTTTAGACCTATAAAAAGTTTTTAGTATGATGAAATTTGTCAGCATATGAACTGGTATAAGTGGAATTTCAATCTAGAAATTCTAATATGTGAATACCAGTTTCCCAACTCTTAAAGCAATTGGTTTTGACCAGAGCCAAGTATTTGTAGTGGAATCATCAAAATAATAAATAGCACCTTTTGTTGGATCAGAACCATATAATGCTTCTAAAGCAGCCTTTCTAGAACTATCAGAAGCAGGTTTGTTTATCCATCCATTTAATACTGGAGTAAATTGATAATATCCATTGGATACTTGGTATATTACACCTTTTAATGTAGATGGAAACTGAGGACTTTGAACTCTATTTATAACTGAAGCAGCT contains:
- a CDS encoding methionine ABC transporter ATP-binding protein; amino-acid sequence: MIDINNVGKSFNNKSVLKSINLHIQEGEIFGIVGHSGAGKSTLLRCLNGLESYDAGSIKVMGKEVKDLKGKEIRTFRKNLGMIFQNFNLLNRKNVYDNISLPLEVWGLEKSKIKTRVKELLNLVGLSDKAKSMPSELSGGQKQRVAIARALALNPSILLCDEATSALDPNTTKSILELLRKINNEFKITIVVVTHQMEVIKEICSKIAIIDEGEIKTSGNVEEIFLKPGKNLKKLLGNDSLLPDEGINIRIFFPKEISQDNLITSMAIDLNIKFSIVWGKLERFRSDVLGSLVINVNDKDKESICNYLSSKNVNWEVE
- a CDS encoding methionine ABC transporter permease, translating into MGFSETFQEILLPAIGQTFYMVIVSTILAVIIGFIPAILLVVTEPGGLKPNKVVYKILDAIVNLLRSFPFIILMIAIFPFTKLIVGKTIGTTAAIVPITIAAAPFASRVIESSLKEIDPGIIEAAKSFGASNMQIIFKVMIKEALPSIVLGITLTVISVVGCSAMAGTVGGGGLGDVAVKYGYYRFQTDIMVYTVIILIIFVQVLQTIGNLIYKKLNK
- the larA gene encoding nickel-dependent lactate racemase, translating into MAKIELPYHKKIIEAEINDNNLLGILESKASEYKAELGQLEIVEKALDNPINSPKLEQLAENKKSIVIISSDHTRPVPSKIIMPALLRRIRSINSDANITILIATGLHRATTRQELIDKYGEDIVKNEKIVVHDAQNEDNLVKIGTLPSGGELIVNKLAVKADLLIAEGFIESHCFAGFSGGRKSVLPGIASAKTILANHCAEFVAHPSARVGNLKGNPVHKDMLYAAKKAELAFIINVALDEDKRIINAFAGDVNDAHVKGCEFVHNLSKVSKLVGDISISTNGGYPLDQNIYQSVKGMAAAEANCRDGGVIIMVSACSQGHGGETFYNNLANLNTPEEFLKKVSKVPRNRTVPDQWASQMLASILSKHTVIVVTDMCDPKIIKNMHMQQADTFKEALERAYGIMGKDAKVVVIPDGLGVIVD
- a CDS encoding GntR family transcriptional regulator → MLVQIDFESEMPIYEQLRRQIIEGIASGNLKLGESLPSVRQLAEDIGINLHTVNKAYNALKSDGYLNVDRRTGAVVSGTFPESTEEFDKKLKEEFTYLICEAHLRGKKMEDILSLCSDIFKQYIKKDK
- a CDS encoding DUF1648 domain-containing protein, producing MKDNLFMCIYLFFIFVIILVINMLTPKFTRKEIVFGVRIPEDKIDSDEIKHIKAQFVKNNLIIGIPFIILFSVLNYSFLNVGMILFTTFAFVFISFLIYLISNRAMKNLKSQKLWLQGKKQVVTVDTSFSRSKSNMLVSAWFFLIPAAIIIVNIILGYMNYNSLPYKVPTHWDFSGNVTGYQFKSRFLIWEMPIAQIFSTFIFFIVYKGIGWSKQQISSIDPEASVKKNSIFRRSWSIYMVVFAVVTNLLLTVATVQMFRVFNVSNTFSIIIILAFVLITILGSIALSLKIGQGGSNIKFKSDDEEKGKSGFGDKDDDKCWVLGNSIYYNKNDPSLFVEKRFGIGWTINAGRPLGMAIYIGSIVIIIVTIIFAVFSGK
- a CDS encoding pyridoxal phosphate-dependent aminotransferase, whose protein sequence is MISNKMKEHVSKSSIIRAMFEEGKRLASIYGEENVFDFSLGNPNVEPPEAIKKAVNEIISEESPNMVHGYMSNSGYEDVRAKIAENINKKYNLKLTENNLVMTCGAAGGLNIIFKTLLNPRDEVITFSPFFGEYENYVDNFGGKLVIVPSDTETFEPDLNALEQSINAKTKAIIINSPNNPTGIIYSEKLIKDLSQLLDKKQEQLGTSIYLISDEPYREIAYDGVKVPYILNYYRNSIVGYSYSKSLSLPGERIGYVVCSSDMDDFKDVMPALNVANRILGFVNAPSLFQRVIAKCLDSSVDMNIYKKNRDLLYNHLVKIGFSCVKPEGAFYLFPKSLIADDVEFAKEAKKFNLLIVPGSSFKCPGHFRLSYCISYDKIEKSLDSFDKLAKKYL